One Granulicella sp. 5B5 DNA window includes the following coding sequences:
- a CDS encoding glycosyl hydrolase family 28 protein — MKLLATIAVFGMAAVTFAAEGLAAQDMRRVTEPVVPPVCQTLKAELMAPGGIAAVDEQRLDTARLQKGLDGCAPGHALELASDGEHNAFLSGPIELRTGVTLLVDKGVTLYGSRDPKVYEKSPGSCGVVNDEKAGCRTLIVADHADDAGIMGDGVIDGRGGAKLLVDGKDSSKTWWDLAEDARGHNGQKDRRQQVPRLIEMNASNNFTIYRITLKNSANFHVVYHHGDGFTVWGLKIDTPRKARNTDGVDPSASKNITITHSYIRDGDDNIAIKGGDGPVTNMTVSHNHFYWGHGMSIGSETNAGVSAIRVTDLSLDGDDDAIRIKSNPSRGGLVHDVVYDDVCIRNSKAPVFLDTNYNYPGKATNLFPVYEEITLRNVRIAGGGRFQLNGYDHTHRIGVRFDGVELEDPPGDYKFVVNHTDVTLGPGPVNFPLSGTDSTVSGKAGKGKLAGCAAMFVAFPGEAGNRE, encoded by the coding sequence ATGAAGCTCCTTGCGACGATTGCAGTGTTTGGGATGGCAGCGGTGACGTTTGCGGCAGAGGGGTTGGCCGCACAGGATATGCGCAGGGTGACAGAACCGGTGGTTCCGCCGGTGTGCCAGACGCTGAAGGCGGAGCTGATGGCGCCGGGTGGGATTGCCGCTGTCGATGAGCAGAGGCTGGATACGGCGCGATTGCAGAAGGGTCTCGATGGCTGTGCGCCGGGACATGCTCTGGAACTGGCGAGCGATGGTGAGCACAATGCGTTTTTGTCGGGGCCGATTGAGCTGCGGACCGGGGTGACGCTGCTGGTGGATAAGGGCGTGACGCTGTACGGCTCGCGCGATCCGAAGGTGTATGAAAAGAGTCCGGGAAGCTGCGGCGTGGTGAACGATGAGAAGGCCGGTTGCAGGACGCTGATCGTTGCCGACCATGCGGACGATGCGGGGATCATGGGCGATGGCGTGATCGATGGGCGCGGCGGGGCGAAGCTGCTGGTGGATGGGAAGGACTCAAGCAAGACGTGGTGGGACCTTGCGGAGGACGCGCGCGGGCACAATGGCCAGAAGGATAGGCGACAGCAGGTGCCTCGGCTGATTGAGATGAATGCGAGCAACAACTTCACGATCTATCGGATCACGCTGAAGAACTCGGCGAACTTTCATGTGGTGTATCACCATGGGGACGGGTTTACGGTGTGGGGGCTGAAGATCGATACGCCGAGGAAGGCGCGGAATACGGATGGCGTGGACCCGAGCGCGTCGAAGAACATTACGATTACGCACTCATACATTCGCGATGGCGATGACAATATTGCGATCAAGGGCGGCGATGGGCCGGTGACGAACATGACTGTGAGCCACAACCATTTTTACTGGGGGCATGGGATGTCGATCGGGTCGGAGACGAACGCAGGGGTGAGCGCGATCCGGGTGACGGACCTGTCGCTGGATGGGGACGACGATGCGATCCGGATCAAGTCGAACCCTTCGCGAGGCGGGCTGGTGCATGACGTGGTGTACGACGATGTGTGCATACGGAACTCGAAGGCGCCGGTGTTTCTGGATACGAACTATAACTATCCCGGCAAGGCGACGAATTTGTTTCCGGTGTACGAGGAGATCACGCTGCGGAATGTGCGGATCGCTGGCGGTGGGCGGTTTCAGCTGAATGGCTATGACCACACGCACCGCATCGGCGTGCGGTTCGACGGCGTGGAGCTTGAGGACCCGCCGGGCGACTACAAGTTTGTGGTAAACCACACGGACGTCACGCTGGGGCCGGGGCCGGTGAACTTTCCGCTGTCGGGGACGGACTCTACGGTGTCGGGCAAGGCTGGCAAAGGGAAGCTGGCGGGGTGCGCGGCGATGTTTGTGGCGTTTCCTGGAGAGGCAGGGAATAGGGAGTAG
- a CDS encoding peptidoglycan-binding domain-containing protein, translated as MRFPSVKIAKIVLAGLALATLPAFASTHPHSYTHASVKHSSSRYHKNIRSSHFHEPSGMAPERATEIQQALIKQGYLNGEPSGVWDSQTSAAMAKLQGDNGWQTKITPDSRALIKLGLGPTQPPADEVVASK; from the coding sequence ATGCGTTTTCCCTCAGTGAAGATAGCGAAGATCGTCCTGGCCGGCCTGGCGCTGGCAACCCTTCCAGCCTTTGCCAGCACGCACCCGCACTCCTACACCCACGCCAGCGTCAAGCACAGTAGCTCCCGCTATCACAAGAACATCCGTTCTTCGCACTTCCATGAGCCCTCCGGCATGGCTCCCGAACGCGCCACTGAGATCCAGCAGGCGTTGATCAAGCAGGGCTACCTCAACGGCGAGCCTTCCGGTGTCTGGGATTCGCAAACCTCCGCCGCGATGGCAAAGCTCCAGGGCGACAACGGCTGGCAGACTAAGATCACCCCCGACTCCCGCGCCCTCATCAAGCTAGGCCTCGGCCCCACCCAGCCCCCCGCCGATGAAGTCGTAGCCTCCAAGTAA
- a CDS encoding trypsin-like peptidase domain-containing protein, whose amino-acid sequence MESITKSGRTLWNRVRSGHMPTTFGLLAVLTLGIVVGSTFTGSVSAHQQKVDTSDARPLTIPNPVTLSNGFSSIVKQVSPAVVNISTEELPKQSSSRRRGRGQVMPNPNGGDGSGGDDQDNGGDNSMQDFFNHFFGGQPGQGDDGGDGGVRRALGSGYIVDPRGYIITNNHVVDKADKIYVKLASDPQDDTPGDPGRPATVVGVDKDTDIAVIKIDPKGLTLPTVKLGNSDGAQVGDWVLAIGSPFGLSQTVSAGIVSAKDRTIDEGPGPGNVATNQFQRFIQTDASINPGNSGGPLVDMAGEVIGMNTAIYTQSAGSEGIGFAMPSNTIINVYNMLIGPEHKVIRGSIGIQFQAATSSAVAREYGFSSGGIMISIVTPGGPAAKAGLQPQDVIVAIDGTPVKNGDALVNIISARKPGSTVRLTYLRGGKRDTVNVSIADRAKLFANIDNGSDQSATPDQTDIGETTLGITVQAISPQQATKLNIKGGVAVTSVKPGSFADNIGLGPRAIITEINRKPITDLASYQSIVSGLKSGDDVVFVIRSLQDPSAGSSYVGGTLP is encoded by the coding sequence ATGGAATCGATCACGAAATCTGGCCGCACCCTCTGGAACAGAGTCCGCAGCGGCCATATGCCCACCACCTTTGGCCTGCTGGCCGTTCTCACCCTCGGCATCGTCGTTGGCTCCACGTTTACCGGCAGCGTGAGCGCGCATCAGCAGAAGGTGGACACCTCCGACGCCCGTCCGCTGACCATTCCCAACCCGGTCACTCTCTCCAACGGCTTCTCGTCGATCGTCAAGCAGGTCAGCCCTGCCGTTGTGAACATCAGCACGGAAGAGCTGCCCAAGCAGTCCAGCTCGCGACGTCGTGGCCGCGGCCAGGTCATGCCCAACCCCAACGGCGGCGACGGCAGCGGCGGTGACGACCAGGACAACGGCGGCGACAACTCCATGCAGGACTTCTTCAACCACTTCTTCGGCGGCCAGCCCGGCCAGGGTGACGACGGCGGTGACGGTGGCGTCCGCCGCGCCCTCGGCTCCGGCTACATCGTCGATCCCCGCGGCTACATCATCACCAACAACCACGTCGTCGACAAGGCCGACAAGATCTACGTCAAGCTCGCCTCCGACCCGCAGGACGACACCCCCGGCGACCCCGGCCGTCCCGCCACCGTCGTCGGCGTCGACAAGGACACCGACATCGCCGTCATCAAGATCGACCCCAAGGGCCTGACCCTGCCCACCGTTAAGCTCGGCAACTCCGACGGCGCCCAGGTCGGCGACTGGGTGCTCGCCATCGGCAGCCCCTTCGGCCTCTCCCAGACCGTCTCTGCCGGCATCGTCTCCGCCAAGGACCGCACCATCGACGAGGGCCCCGGCCCCGGCAACGTCGCCACCAACCAGTTCCAGCGCTTCATCCAGACCGACGCCAGCATCAACCCCGGCAACTCCGGCGGCCCTCTCGTCGATATGGCCGGCGAAGTTATCGGCATGAATACCGCCATCTACACCCAGTCGGCGGGCTCTGAAGGCATCGGCTTCGCCATGCCCTCCAACACCATCATCAACGTCTACAACATGCTCATCGGGCCGGAGCACAAGGTCATCCGCGGCAGCATCGGCATCCAGTTCCAGGCTGCCACCTCCTCCGCAGTCGCTCGCGAGTACGGCTTCTCCTCCGGCGGCATCATGATCAGCATCGTCACCCCCGGCGGCCCAGCGGCCAAGGCCGGCCTGCAGCCGCAGGACGTCATCGTCGCCATCGACGGCACCCCCGTCAAGAACGGCGATGCGCTGGTCAACATCATCTCCGCCAGGAAGCCGGGCTCGACCGTCCGTCTCACCTACCTGCGCGGCGGCAAACGCGACACCGTCAATGTCTCCATTGCGGACCGCGCCAAGCTGTTCGCCAACATCGACAACGGCAGCGACCAGAGCGCCACGCCTGACCAGACCGACATCGGCGAGACTACCCTGGGCATCACCGTCCAGGCCATCTCCCCGCAGCAGGCCACCAAGCTCAACATCAAGGGCGGGGTTGCCGTCACCAGCGTCAAGCCCGGCTCGTTCGCTGACAACATCGGCCTCGGCCCGCGCGCGATCATCACCGAGATCAACCGCAAACCGATCACCGATCTCGCCAGCTACCAGTCCATCGTCTCCGGCCTCAAGTCCGGCGACGACGTAGTCTTCGTCATCCGCTCCCTACAGGACCCCTCCGCCGGTAGCAGCTACGTCGGCGGAACCCTGCCGTAA
- a CDS encoding M20/M25/M40 family metallo-hydrolase: MTAADNRRITALAADRAVHRAFQWLHLHSRQLVQWQLEMLAIPAPPFQEKARAQWFLHQFLKLNLHTPHVDKEGNVLAELPASNLSPDAPVVLLSAHLDTVFPPGTNTTPHLDDPREQGEGIIHGPGACDNAAGLTALLALAAALKHAELTPTATILFCANVGEEGPGDLRGMRHLFGQSPYASRIRTALALEGAGTATIVDRALGSRRLRVAISGPGGHSWADAGRPNPILTLASGLLSIANLRLPAHPRTTLNIGTIAGGTSVNSIPESATADLDLRSTAAAELDRIELSILRTLTETLAIENRDVPPALQLSLRVARTGDRPAGVLAATTPLAHSLHAVDRHLNITTEPHIGSTDANLPLSLGIPALAIGAGGTGTGIHTLAESYDPTGRDLALRRILLLLLDACTLITQT, from the coding sequence ATGACCGCCGCCGACAACCGGCGCATCACCGCACTCGCGGCCGACCGCGCCGTCCACCGGGCCTTTCAGTGGCTGCACCTGCACTCCCGCCAGCTCGTTCAATGGCAGCTTGAGATGCTCGCCATCCCCGCACCTCCGTTTCAGGAAAAAGCACGGGCTCAATGGTTTTTGCACCAATTCCTCAAGCTCAACCTTCACACACCCCACGTCGACAAAGAAGGCAATGTCCTCGCCGAACTCCCCGCTAGCAACCTCTCACCCGACGCTCCCGTCGTCCTTCTCTCCGCGCACCTCGACACCGTCTTCCCACCCGGCACCAACACCACCCCGCACCTCGACGATCCGCGCGAGCAAGGCGAAGGCATCATTCACGGCCCCGGAGCCTGCGACAACGCCGCCGGCCTCACCGCCCTGCTCGCCCTCGCCGCAGCCCTCAAACACGCCGAGCTCACCCCCACCGCCACCATCCTTTTCTGCGCGAACGTAGGCGAAGAGGGCCCCGGTGACCTCCGCGGCATGCGTCACCTCTTCGGACAGTCGCCCTACGCCAGCCGTATCCGCACTGCCCTCGCACTCGAAGGCGCAGGCACCGCCACCATCGTCGACCGCGCCCTCGGCAGCCGCCGCCTCCGCGTCGCCATCTCCGGCCCCGGCGGCCACTCCTGGGCCGACGCCGGCCGTCCCAACCCGATCCTCACCCTCGCCTCCGGCCTGCTCTCCATCGCCAACCTCCGCCTCCCCGCTCATCCGCGCACCACGCTCAACATCGGCACCATCGCCGGCGGCACCTCCGTCAACTCCATCCCTGAGTCCGCCACCGCCGACCTCGATCTCCGCTCCACCGCCGCCGCCGAGCTCGACCGCATCGAGCTCTCCATCCTGCGCACGCTCACCGAAACCCTCGCCATCGAAAACCGCGACGTGCCGCCCGCGCTCCAGCTCTCTCTCCGCGTCGCCCGCACCGGCGACCGCCCCGCCGGAGTTCTCGCCGCCACCACCCCACTCGCGCACAGCCTCCACGCAGTCGACCGCCATCTTAACATCACCACCGAGCCCCACATCGGCTCCACCGACGCCAACCTCCCACTCTCGCTCGGCATCCCCGCCCTCGCCATCGGAGCCGGCGGCACCGGCACCGGCATCCACACCCTCGCCGAGTCCTACGACCCCACCGGCCGCGACCTCGCCCTCCGCCGCATCCTCCTCCTGCTCCTCGACGCCTGCACCCTCATCACGCAAACATGA
- a CDS encoding AMP-binding protein: protein MRPSVATYLDDMRHHGRDIAIVRHHGNRRTATTYTELAHLAGRFAAYLQHNNIQPGDRILLWAVNSAEWIAAFYGCILRGAIAVPLDAYGTADFATRICADVRPTLLLGDAPLLAQLPADYPRLTFDQLATLPTEEVSAIPGLTHSTPLQILFTSGTTGDPKGIVHTHGNILASVAPIESGAQPYLRYERLIHPLRFLHTLPLSHVFGQMMGLWLPPIFAAEVHFEDRLAAPRLIDTIHHERISVLAAVPRVFASLKTHLELTDPTLSVSIEAAKGLSAWKRWWRFRRIHRAFGLKFWALVSGGGALPAPVEQFFSALGFVVVQGYGMTETTALITLNHPFHVKRGTIGKPLPGRETKITPEGELLVRGPMISTATWANGEFHQRPNAWLPTGDLVTAQPTGELRFLGRASEVIVTASGVNIHPEDLEAAIEQEPTVRACTVVPLQTPNGPEPCAVLAMRGSPDQAPAAIQSANTRLAEPQRLTRWVLWPEPDLPRTSTGKVRRRAVSTWLAQSQTPSTAPTHNTDWLLQLLSHLTGEPISNSTDAFRLTEDLHLDSLARVQLAAALEERTGTPTDTPPSTPSRPSATSATGSPTKPRPRQPNLPPSTSSPSSQQPP, encoded by the coding sequence ATGCGCCCCAGCGTAGCCACCTACCTCGACGACATGCGTCACCACGGCCGCGACATCGCCATCGTCCGCCACCATGGCAACCGCCGCACCGCAACCACCTACACTGAGCTCGCTCACCTCGCCGGTCGCTTCGCCGCATACCTTCAGCACAACAATATCCAGCCCGGCGACCGCATCCTGCTCTGGGCCGTCAACAGCGCAGAGTGGATCGCCGCGTTCTACGGCTGCATCCTCCGAGGAGCCATCGCCGTCCCCCTCGACGCCTACGGCACCGCCGACTTCGCCACGCGCATCTGCGCGGATGTCCGCCCCACGCTCCTCCTCGGCGACGCGCCACTCCTCGCGCAGCTCCCCGCCGATTACCCACGCCTCACCTTCGACCAACTCGCCACTCTCCCCACCGAAGAAGTCTCCGCGATCCCCGGCCTCACCCACAGCACACCGCTGCAAATCCTCTTCACCTCCGGCACCACCGGCGACCCCAAGGGCATCGTCCACACCCACGGCAACATCCTCGCCAGCGTCGCCCCCATCGAGTCCGGTGCCCAGCCTTACCTCCGCTACGAGCGTCTGATTCACCCGCTGCGCTTCCTGCACACGCTCCCTCTCAGCCACGTCTTCGGCCAGATGATGGGCCTCTGGCTCCCGCCCATCTTCGCCGCCGAGGTCCACTTCGAAGACCGCCTCGCCGCCCCGCGCCTTATCGACACCATCCACCACGAACGCATCTCCGTCCTCGCCGCTGTCCCGCGTGTCTTCGCCTCCCTCAAAACCCATCTCGAACTCACTGACCCCACACTCTCCGTCAGCATCGAAGCCGCCAAAGGCCTCTCCGCCTGGAAGCGCTGGTGGCGCTTTCGCCGCATCCATCGCGCCTTCGGCCTCAAGTTTTGGGCGCTCGTCTCCGGCGGCGGCGCGCTCCCCGCACCCGTCGAGCAGTTCTTCTCCGCTCTCGGCTTCGTTGTCGTCCAAGGCTACGGCATGACCGAGACCACCGCACTCATCACGCTCAATCACCCCTTCCACGTCAAGCGCGGCACCATCGGCAAGCCACTCCCCGGCCGCGAAACAAAGATCACCCCCGAAGGCGAGCTCCTCGTGCGCGGCCCCATGATCTCCACCGCCACCTGGGCCAACGGCGAGTTCCACCAGCGTCCCAACGCCTGGCTCCCCACCGGCGACCTCGTCACAGCCCAACCCACCGGCGAGCTCCGCTTCCTGGGCCGCGCCAGCGAGGTCATCGTCACCGCTTCCGGCGTCAACATCCACCCAGAAGACCTCGAAGCCGCCATCGAGCAGGAGCCTACAGTCCGCGCCTGTACCGTCGTCCCTCTTCAAACCCCCAACGGCCCCGAACCCTGCGCCGTCCTCGCTATGCGCGGCTCTCCAGATCAAGCCCCAGCCGCCATTCAAAGCGCCAACACCCGCCTCGCCGAGCCGCAACGCCTCACCCGCTGGGTCCTCTGGCCCGAACCCGACCTGCCCCGCACCTCCACCGGCAAAGTCCGCCGCCGCGCCGTCTCCACCTGGCTCGCCCAATCCCAGACCCCTAGCACTGCCCCCACCCACAACACGGACTGGCTCCTCCAACTCCTCTCCCATCTCACCGGCGAACCCATCTCCAACTCCACTGACGCCTTCCGCCTCACCGAAGACCTCCACCTCGACAGCCTCGCCCGCGTCCAGCTCGCCGCCGCCCTCGAAGAGCGCACCGGCACTCCCACCGACACCCCGCCTTCGACGCCCTCCAGACCCTCGGCGACCTCCGCCACTGGCTCACCCACGAAACCGAGGCCTCGCCAACCCAACCTTCCACCATCCACCAGCTCCCCATCCAGCCAGCAACCACCCTAA
- a CDS encoding lysophospholipid acyltransferase family protein has product MLLVANHVTTYDVPLLTYALPGSIRRYLAVAMAGEMLYDYRHLRNPESLTHPDRLYPPGPLVYLLLTALFNVFPLPRRHAFQRSFAHAGEALDRGLHVLIFPEGARTTDGTLGNFRPGIGLLVKQSGVPVLPLAILGSSMPKTRNPFGWFRPKVLQVIVGEPLHFTPNDSEAAITERLHTSVHRLLAPTPPNPNRQ; this is encoded by the coding sequence ATGCTCCTCGTCGCCAACCACGTCACTACCTACGATGTCCCGCTGCTCACCTACGCCCTCCCCGGCTCCATCCGCCGCTACCTCGCCGTTGCCATGGCCGGCGAGATGCTCTACGACTACCGCCACCTCCGCAATCCCGAAAGCCTCACCCACCCCGACCGCCTTTACCCGCCCGGCCCACTCGTCTACCTGCTCCTCACTGCCCTCTTCAACGTCTTCCCGCTACCCCGCCGCCACGCCTTCCAGCGCAGCTTCGCCCACGCCGGCGAAGCCCTCGACCGCGGCCTCCACGTTCTCATATTTCCAGAGGGTGCCCGCACCACAGACGGCACCCTGGGTAACTTTCGTCCTGGCATCGGCCTCCTCGTCAAGCAGTCAGGAGTCCCCGTTCTACCCCTCGCCATCCTCGGCTCCTCAATGCCCAAAACCCGCAACCCGTTCGGCTGGTTCCGCCCCAAAGTCCTGCAAGTCATTGTCGGAGAGCCACTTCACTTCACTCCCAACGATTCCGAGGCCGCGATCACCGAGCGTTTACACACCTCCGTCCACAGGTTGCTTGCCCCAACCCCTCCGAACCCCAACCGCCAATAA
- the truA gene encoding tRNA pseudouridine(38-40) synthase TruA, giving the protein MSNWKLTLSYDGAPYHGWQIQPGLPTIQSALQQAIAYVTGEAVLPQGSGRTDTGVHALGQVASFTLSVPIPATNLLRALNRVLPPSIRVLAAQPMPPAFHARHSVLQKTYEYRIFERRITQPGLPAVERICSPFLAPYVWDCRWPLSLAPMEQAAATLCGIHDFTSFAASDPDLTQRTQSTEPGTKSDGPNPIKTIHASTITRRDDLLVYRVTGSGFLHHMVRNIVGTLTDVGRDAIAPTAIPSILAAHNRSAAGPTAPPQGLYLVQVDYPPHTEPLADGPQ; this is encoded by the coding sequence ATGTCTAACTGGAAGCTGACCCTCAGCTACGATGGCGCCCCCTACCACGGCTGGCAGATTCAGCCCGGTCTGCCTACCATTCAGAGCGCCCTGCAACAGGCCATCGCCTACGTCACCGGAGAAGCCGTCCTCCCGCAAGGCTCCGGCCGCACCGACACCGGCGTCCACGCCCTCGGTCAGGTCGCATCCTTTACCCTCAGTGTCCCAATCCCCGCCACCAACCTGCTCCGAGCGCTCAACCGCGTCCTGCCGCCCAGCATCCGAGTCCTCGCAGCCCAGCCGATGCCACCGGCCTTCCACGCCCGCCACAGCGTCCTCCAAAAAACCTACGAGTACCGCATCTTCGAGCGCCGCATCACCCAGCCCGGCCTACCTGCGGTCGAACGCATCTGCTCCCCATTCCTCGCGCCCTATGTCTGGGACTGCCGCTGGCCGCTCTCTCTGGCTCCCATGGAACAGGCTGCCGCTACCCTCTGCGGCATCCACGACTTCACCTCCTTCGCCGCCAGCGACCCCGACCTCACCCAGCGCACTCAATCCACCGAACCGGGCACCAAGTCCGACGGCCCCAACCCCATCAAGACCATCCACGCCTCCACCATCACCCGCCGCGACGACCTGCTCGTCTACCGCGTCACCGGCAGCGGATTTCTGCACCACATGGTACGAAATATCGTCGGCACCCTCACTGACGTCGGCCGAGACGCCATCGCCCCCACCGCCATACCCAGCATCCTCGCCGCCCACAACCGTTCCGCCGCCGGTCCTACCGCCCCGCCACAAGGCCTGTATCTTGTTCAAGTGGACTATCCCCCACACACCGAACCCCTCGCGGACGGCCCCCAATGA
- a CDS encoding pectinesterase family protein — protein sequence MRFRECVVRRMAVMAGVAVVCTVAYAERPVVSVPRDFKTVQAAVDAAPAGGSIILIAPGVYREKLHITTNGIELKGTGKSPEKVVLTWDDGARYVGGTKNSGSVNVTADDFTAENLTIQNDFERTHDRSEEGSQAVALMMTGDREVLRHVRLLGYQDTLYANSKTCHNSSDATDKPCHASRQLFEDCYIEGHIDFIFGDAKAVFDHCEIHAVAHQIVTITAQSRLYPEEDSGYLFLHTTITEAKGVGQMYFGRPWRPYSRVYFVDTVLKDAAITPVGWLEWGGRLKTSDYAEYGTVDAEGKPVDVGERVSTSRQLTSDEAKGLSVETWLTGTDGWNPASVQ from the coding sequence ATGCGATTTAGGGAATGTGTGGTTCGGCGGATGGCCGTGATGGCTGGGGTGGCGGTGGTGTGTACGGTCGCGTATGCGGAGCGGCCAGTGGTGAGCGTGCCGAGAGACTTTAAGACGGTGCAGGCGGCGGTGGATGCGGCTCCGGCGGGGGGCAGCATTATTTTGATTGCGCCGGGTGTGTATCGCGAGAAGCTGCATATTACGACCAACGGGATTGAGCTGAAGGGGACGGGCAAGAGCCCGGAGAAGGTGGTGCTGACGTGGGACGATGGCGCTCGCTATGTGGGCGGGACGAAGAACTCGGGCAGCGTGAATGTGACCGCGGATGACTTTACGGCGGAGAACCTGACGATCCAGAACGACTTTGAGCGGACCCATGACAGGAGCGAGGAGGGGTCGCAGGCGGTGGCGCTGATGATGACGGGCGACCGCGAGGTGCTGCGGCATGTGCGGCTGCTGGGGTATCAGGACACGCTGTATGCGAACAGCAAGACGTGCCACAACAGCAGCGATGCGACGGACAAGCCATGCCATGCTTCGCGGCAGCTGTTTGAGGACTGCTATATCGAGGGGCACATCGACTTTATCTTCGGCGATGCGAAGGCGGTGTTCGACCACTGCGAGATCCATGCGGTGGCACACCAGATTGTGACGATCACGGCGCAGAGCCGGCTGTATCCGGAGGAGGACTCGGGTTACCTGTTTCTGCATACGACGATCACAGAGGCCAAGGGCGTAGGGCAGATGTACTTCGGGCGGCCGTGGCGGCCGTACTCGCGCGTGTATTTTGTGGACACGGTGCTGAAGGATGCGGCGATCACTCCGGTCGGGTGGCTGGAGTGGGGCGGGCGGTTGAAGACGAGCGACTATGCCGAGTATGGGACAGTCGATGCCGAGGGCAAGCCTGTCGATGTGGGTGAGAGAGTTTCGACCTCGCGGCAGCTGACGAGCGACGAGGCGAAGGGGCTGAGTGTTGAGACATGGCTGACAGGCACGGACGGCTGGAACCCAGCGTCGGTGCAATAG